Genomic DNA from Candidatus Paceibacterota bacterium:
GAGGGGCACCTTCTCTTTTGGAGAAGGCGGGGGAAGGGGTGTATATTTTAAATCTTATTGATACGCCCGGTCATATAGATTTTTCTTATGAAGTTTCTCGAGCATTAAAGGCGGTAGAGGGTTCTATTTTGCTTATTGACTCAACTCAAGGGGTGCAAGCGCAAACGCTTACCACTCTCGCTATGGCGCGAGAGGGAGGTCTTAAAATAATCCCAGTACTCTCTAAGATTGATTCGCCTTTATCCAGAGTTTCGGAGGTAAAAGATGAAGTAGTGGATCTTTTAAATTGCGATCCGGATGAAATTTTATTAGTTTCTGGACGCACAGGAGAAGGAGTTGAAAATCTTCTTAAGGAAGTAATAAAACGAGTACCAGAACCAAAAGAAACCATTTCGGACGTTGGACGTCTGGATTCCGGACGTCCAACGTCCGAAATCCTGCGCGCCTTAGTTTTTGATTTTAAATATTCAAATCATAGAGGGGTGATAGTTTTTGTGCGCGTCTTTGATGGAAAAGTCGCAAAGGGCGACAGTTTGGTTTTTGCAGTTTCTGGCGAGAAATTTACCGCTCTTGAAGTCGGAACTTTTTCTCCAGAAGAAACCCCGCGCGATTTTCTTTCTCCTGGGGACACGGGTTATATCGTCACTGGCATAAAGAAGCCCGGCATAGCATCCGTTGGAGATACTATTACGATGTTTAAAAATCCTTTGCCTGCATTTGAGGGATATATGCAACCATTGCCCGTAGTGTGGGCGAGCGTTTTTCCAGAAGATGCGGATGATTTTGCAGAATTAAAACTTGCTTTAGGAAAATTAAAACTTTCTGATTCAGCGTTTTCCTACGAAGAAGAATCTTCTGGGTCCTTGGGCAGGGGATTCAGATGCGGATTCTTAGGAATGCTTCATTTGGAAATTATCACTGAGAGACTAAAACGCGAATTTAATTTGGAATTAGTCATCACTACGCCTTCCATCACTTATGAAGTTTTGTTAAAAAATGGAAAAAGAGAAAAAGTTTATTCCCCGTTTCATTTTCCGGACGATGGCCTAATCGAGAAGGTTTTCGAGCCTTGGGTAAGTTTGAAGATTATTACTCCAGTCCAATATGTCGGCAGTGTTATCCAACTTCTTTTTGACCATGAGGGAGAAGTAGGTGATACAGAGAATTTTGGAGACAATCGCTCTACTATCTCCGTGAAAATGCCCTTACGAGAGCTTATGCGGAATTTTTTCGATGAATTAAAAAGTATTTCTTCTGGTTATGCTTCAATTTCTTATTCCATTGGGGAATTGCGGGAGGCAAATGTCACTAGGCTTGATCTACTAGTAGCAGACGAAGTGGTGCCAGCTTTTTCTCGGGTGGTGGCTAAAAAGAGAGCTGAAGTTGAAGCAGAAAATGCCGTCTTAAAATTAGATAATTTATTGCCGAGACAAATGTTTACTTTGAAAATTCAAGGCCGAGCGCTTGGACGGATTATTTCTTCCCGCACGAAATTCGGCATGAAAAAGGATGTGACTCAGCATATGTATGGAGGCGATATTACGCGAAAAATGAAACTTCGAGAGAAACAAAAGAAAGGCAAAAAGAAGATGAAGGAAAGGGGACGAGTGAACATTCCGCAAGATGTGTTTTTGAAAATGATGCGAACGGGGGAAAAGTAATGAAATGCGAAACTCTTTCTTGGCACAAGTTTTCTGTCAGCACACATAAAAATCTGCTGATTTTTTGCTATGCTCGGCTACCCGCCTGCGCAATGCTTCCATAAAACTATGCCTGCGACGAGTTTCGCATTTAAAATTACCTACCTAAAAATCGGCGAGTAGAGCAGGATCATGCTGATGATAATCAGTATACTTACTACTGCCCAAACTATTTGTATTTTCTTTTGATGTTTTTTATTAAAAAGCATACAATAAGGATAGCATATTATGAGTCCCGTTAGAAGCCGCGGTCGCAGTTTAATATAATAAAATAATGTTGTCAAAATAAATATGAAATTTAATCACATAATTGAGCATAGTATCGGTATACAGACCGCGACCTGCTTCTAAACGGGATGAGAAATTTTCAAGAAAAAAGAGGCTGGAGAAATATAGTCCAATCAAAACCATTTTTGATACTTTTTTGCATTGTAATTTTATTTTTTTCATGGAATGTTTTTGTTTTCTGGAATAAAATGCAAGAGACCGTAAAAAATAAAAGAATAGTCGAAGACAAAATTGCTTTGCTGGAAAAACAAAAACAAGATATTTCTTCTGAAATAAGTAGTTTAAATACGCCGGAAGGCAAGGAAAAGTTCTTTAGGGAAAATTTGGGCTTAGCAAAAGAAGGGGAAGACGTGACGGTGGTGATAGAAGACAAAAACCCGCCTGCAGCTTCCAAACCGGCGTCTTCGGGTTTTTGGTCCTTTTTTACCAATTTGTTTAGATAATATCTATGATATAATATAGATTATGAAAATAGCATTTTTTGAGGTGCCTAAAGAAGAACAATCCTTTTTCTCCCAAGCTTTTAGCGGAGCGGAGGTTTCTTTTTTTGAGGAAAAATTAACTGAGCATAACGCGGAAAAAGCAAAAGACGCGGAGATTCTTTCCGTTTTTATTAATTCAATTATTAGTAAAAGTGTTATCGAATTATTGCCGAATTTAAAATTTATCACTACTCGCTCCACAGGCTTCGAACACACAGATCTCGAGTATTGTGCCACCAAAGGTATCTTGGTTTCCAACGTTCCTTCTTACGGTTCTCACACTGTGGCTGAATTCGCTTTCTCTTTGATATTGAATCTCTCCCGAAAGATAATAAATGCAAACAATCATCTGCGGGATTCAATGGACTTCAATTTTTACTCTTCTTTACAGGGTTTCGATCTAGATGGCAAGACCTTGGGAGTCATCGGCACGGGGAAAATTGGTAAAAATTCCATAAAGATAGGGAAGGGTTTCGGAATGAATATTGTCGCTTACGATTTGTTCCCAGATTTAGCTTTTGCCAAGGAAAATAATTTTACGTATAAGAGTTTATTAGAAGTCTTGGGAGAGTCTGACATTGTGACCATTCACACTCCTTACACTAAAGAAAATCATCACTTAATAAATAAAGAGAATATTTCCAAAATGAAAAAAGGAATATTGGTCATAAACACCGCGAGGGGAGCCTTGGTAGACACAGAGGCCTTAATTTGGGGAATAAATGAAGGGATTATCGCAGGCGCTGGGCTGGATGTTTTGGAAGGGGAAAGGGA
This window encodes:
- a CDS encoding NAD(P)-dependent oxidoreductase, whose amino-acid sequence is MKIAFFEVPKEEQSFFSQAFSGAEVSFFEEKLTEHNAEKAKDAEILSVFINSIISKSVIELLPNLKFITTRSTGFEHTDLEYCATKGILVSNVPSYGSHTVAEFAFSLILNLSRKIINANNHLRDSMDFNFYSSLQGFDLDGKTLGVIGTGKIGKNSIKIGKGFGMNIVAYDLFPDLAFAKENNFTYKSLLEVLGESDIVTIHTPYTKENHHLINKENISKMKKGILVINTARGALVDTEALIWGINEGIIAGAGLDVLEGERDLKIKKEIIGFNTTEKIDYKIVVEDQVLIDMPQVIVTPHIAFYSKEAVREITKTTIENIEGFIQNQPKNLVK
- a CDS encoding septum formation initiator family protein; translation: MRNFQEKRGWRNIVQSKPFLILFCIVILFFSWNVFVFWNKMQETVKNKRIVEDKIALLEKQKQDISSEISSLNTPEGKEKFFRENLGLAKEGEDVTVVIEDKNPPAASKPASSGFWSFFTNLFR
- the lepA gene encoding translation elongation factor 4 translates to MDLKHIRNFSIIAHIDHGKSTLADRMLEITHTIETRKMRNQFLDSMELERERGITIKMQPVRMEYTPPQTPPQKGGAPSLLEKAGEGVYILNLIDTPGHIDFSYEVSRALKAVEGSILLIDSTQGVQAQTLTTLAMAREGGLKIIPVLSKIDSPLSRVSEVKDEVVDLLNCDPDEILLVSGRTGEGVENLLKEVIKRVPEPKETISDVGRLDSGRPTSEILRALVFDFKYSNHRGVIVFVRVFDGKVAKGDSLVFAVSGEKFTALEVGTFSPEETPRDFLSPGDTGYIVTGIKKPGIASVGDTITMFKNPLPAFEGYMQPLPVVWASVFPEDADDFAELKLALGKLKLSDSAFSYEEESSGSLGRGFRCGFLGMLHLEIITERLKREFNLELVITTPSITYEVLLKNGKREKVYSPFHFPDDGLIEKVFEPWVSLKIITPVQYVGSVIQLLFDHEGEVGDTENFGDNRSTISVKMPLRELMRNFFDELKSISSGYASISYSIGELREANVTRLDLLVADEVVPAFSRVVAKKRAEVEAENAVLKLDNLLPRQMFTLKIQGRALGRIISSRTKFGMKKDVTQHMYGGDITRKMKLREKQKKGKKKMKERGRVNIPQDVFLKMMRTGEK